A window of the Bradyrhizobium ottawaense genome harbors these coding sequences:
- the argG gene encoding argininosuccinate synthase produces the protein MSTILKSLPKGEKVGIAFSGGLDTSAALLWMKQKGARTFAYTANLGQPDEADYNEIPRKALEYGAEKARLVDCRTQLVHEGIAAIQSGAFHISTGGITYFNTTPLGRAVTGTMLVSAMKEDGVNVWGDGSTFKGNDIERFYRYGLLTNPSLRIYKPWLDQQFIDELGGRAEMSAFMTAHGFGYKMSAEKAYSTDSNILGATHEAKDLEQLDSGIKIVNPIMGVPFWRDDCAVKAEKVVVRFAEGQPVALNGRSFADPVALFLEANAIGGRHGLGMSDQIENRIIEAKSRGIYEAPGMALLHIAYERLVTGIHNEDTIEQYRISGMRLGRLLYQGRWFDSQALMLRETAQRWVARAVTGQVTLELRRGNDYSILNTESPNLTYQPERLSMEKVEDAPFTPADRIGQLTMRNLDIADTRTKLNLYAENGLLSSGDGADIFRLGSDKD, from the coding sequence ATGAGCACGATTTTGAAGAGCCTGCCCAAGGGCGAAAAAGTCGGCATCGCCTTCTCGGGCGGGCTCGACACCAGCGCGGCGCTGCTGTGGATGAAGCAGAAGGGCGCGCGCACCTTCGCCTATACCGCCAACCTCGGCCAGCCGGACGAGGCCGACTACAACGAGATTCCGCGCAAGGCGCTGGAATACGGCGCCGAGAAAGCCCGGCTGGTCGATTGCCGCACCCAACTGGTGCACGAAGGTATCGCGGCCATCCAGTCCGGCGCCTTCCACATCTCGACCGGCGGCATCACCTACTTCAACACCACACCGCTCGGCCGCGCCGTGACCGGTACGATGCTGGTCTCGGCCATGAAGGAAGACGGCGTCAACGTCTGGGGCGACGGCTCCACCTTCAAGGGCAACGACATCGAGCGCTTCTACCGTTACGGCCTGCTGACCAACCCGAGCTTGCGGATCTACAAGCCCTGGCTCGACCAGCAGTTCATCGACGAGCTGGGCGGCCGTGCCGAAATGTCGGCGTTCATGACCGCGCATGGCTTCGGCTACAAGATGAGTGCCGAGAAGGCCTATTCGACCGACAGCAATATCCTCGGCGCCACCCACGAGGCCAAGGATCTCGAGCAGCTCGACAGCGGCATCAAGATCGTCAATCCGATCATGGGCGTGCCGTTCTGGCGCGACGACTGCGCCGTCAAGGCCGAGAAGGTCGTCGTGCGTTTTGCGGAAGGCCAGCCGGTCGCGCTTAACGGCCGGAGCTTCGCCGATCCGGTCGCGCTGTTCCTCGAGGCCAACGCCATCGGCGGCCGCCATGGCCTCGGCATGAGCGACCAGATCGAGAACCGCATCATCGAGGCCAAGAGCCGCGGCATCTACGAAGCGCCCGGCATGGCGCTGCTGCACATCGCCTACGAACGCCTGGTCACCGGGATCCACAACGAGGATACCATCGAGCAATACCGCATCAGCGGCATGCGCCTCGGCCGGCTGCTCTATCAGGGACGCTGGTTCGACTCGCAAGCGCTGATGCTGCGCGAAACCGCGCAGCGCTGGGTAGCCCGCGCGGTCACCGGCCAGGTGACGCTCGAACTGCGCCGCGGCAACGACTACTCGATCCTGAACACCGAGAGCCCCAACCTGACCTATCAGCCGGAGCGGCTGAGCATGGAGAAGGTGGAGGATGCGCCGTTCACGCCGGCCGACCGCATCGGCCAGCTCACGATGCGCAACCTCGATATCGCCGATACCCGCACCAAGCTGAATCTCTACGCCGAGAACGGCTTGCTATCGAGCGGCGACGGCGCCGACATTTTCAGACTCGGCAGCGACAAGGACTGA
- a CDS encoding IS91 family transposase, whose protein sequence is MSRPSLEVADIFRGHGPAWRRANAGHVSLGQLKVMSAIENCRTAALGGHVARCEQCAHSQISYNSCRNRHCPKCQGAAAKDWLAARETDLLPVPYYHVVFTLPAAVADIAYQNKAVIYDLLFKASAETLITIAADPKHLGARVGITSVLHTWGSAMTHHPHVHMIVPGGGISFDGERWVACRPGFFLPVRVLSRLFRRLFLEKLIAAHKAGHLKFFGGHAALADAQAFVAYLAPLRRVEWVVYAKRPFGGPQAVLAYLSRYTHRVAIANSRLIACDRNGVTFRWKDYRTEGRDRQKVMTLGTAEFIRRFLTHVLPHGFHRIRHYGLLASGTRAGNIVRARRLLDPSTAQPEAADTRRAETEEPKPLSQPCPCCGGRMIIIERFQRGCSPRTRPAAAPATIRIDTS, encoded by the coding sequence GTGTCGCGTCCATCGCTGGAGGTCGCGGATATCTTCCGCGGCCACGGCCCGGCATGGCGCCGGGCCAATGCCGGCCATGTCAGCCTCGGCCAACTCAAGGTGATGTCGGCGATCGAGAACTGCCGCACGGCGGCCCTCGGTGGCCATGTCGCGCGCTGCGAGCAGTGCGCGCACAGCCAGATCTCGTACAATAGTTGCCGCAACCGGCACTGCCCGAAGTGCCAGGGCGCGGCAGCAAAGGACTGGCTGGCGGCGCGCGAGACCGACCTGCTGCCGGTGCCGTACTATCATGTCGTGTTCACACTGCCGGCGGCCGTCGCCGACATCGCCTACCAGAACAAGGCTGTCATTTATGATTTGCTGTTCAAGGCATCCGCCGAGACCCTGATCACCATCGCAGCCGACCCCAAGCACCTCGGCGCCCGCGTCGGCATCACCTCGGTCCTCCATACCTGGGGCTCCGCCATGACCCATCATCCGCACGTGCACATGATCGTGCCGGGCGGCGGAATCTCATTCGACGGCGAGCGCTGGGTGGCGTGCCGGCCCGGCTTTTTCCTGCCGGTGCGCGTGCTCTCTCGCCTGTTCCGCCGACTGTTCCTGGAGAAGCTGATCGCGGCCCACAAAGCCGGCCACCTGAAGTTCTTCGGCGGCCACGCCGCCCTCGCTGACGCACAGGCGTTCGTCGCGTATCTCGCCCCATTGCGCCGTGTCGAATGGGTGGTCTATGCCAAGCGCCCGTTCGGCGGGCCACAGGCCGTTTTGGCCTATCTGTCGCGCTATACCCACCGTGTCGCCATCGCCAACAGCAGATTGATTGCCTGCGACCGCAACGGCGTCACCTTCCGATGGAAGGACTATCGCACCGAAGGTCGTGATCGCCAGAAGGTCATGACACTCGGTACCGCCGAGTTCATCCGCAGATTCCTGACCCACGTCCTGCCGCACGGCTTCCACCGCATCCGCCACTACGGCCTGCTCGCCAGCGGCACGCGCGCCGGTAACATCGTCCGAGCGCGCCGATTGCTCGACCCATCAACGGCACAGCCCGAGGCCGCGGATACAAGGCGCGCCGAGACTGAGGAACCCAAGCCGCTATCGCAGCCGTGCCCGTGCTGCGGCGGTCGCATGATTATCATCGAGAGGTTCCAGCGCGGATGCTCACCGCGCACCCGTCCCGCCGCAGCCCCTGCCACGATCAGAATCGACACATCATGA
- a CDS encoding FkbM family methyltransferase, whose amino-acid sequence MKPDNDPSPAPFGAFAPTAAQAAIIRLAHRSRLKRGAFRPMLSRLVNLLRAGPVDVAYQGASFRFYHQVSATERGALFNPDYNIEELDFLRAHTPSGGVFVDVGANVGTYAMVLARHVGPAGKVIAIEPHPVTHARLAFNNSASGYTQVRLVAAAAGSADGELMIETDGDNLGASHIVTGEVSSRAIKVPSLRLQRILEDAGVTRVDALKIDIEGFEDRALIPFFKDAPPTLWPRAVVIEHLSKNEWLDDCIADMRARGYSETGETRSNTLLVRGSR is encoded by the coding sequence TTGAAGCCCGACAACGACCCTTCGCCCGCGCCGTTCGGCGCGTTCGCTCCGACCGCCGCGCAGGCCGCCATCATCCGGCTGGCGCATCGCTCGCGGCTGAAGCGCGGCGCATTTCGCCCGATGCTGTCGCGGCTGGTCAACCTGCTGCGCGCCGGGCCTGTCGATGTTGCCTATCAGGGCGCGTCATTTCGCTTCTATCACCAGGTCAGCGCCACCGAACGCGGCGCCCTGTTCAATCCCGATTACAACATCGAGGAACTGGATTTTCTTCGCGCGCATACGCCTTCAGGGGGCGTGTTCGTCGACGTCGGCGCCAATGTCGGCACCTACGCCATGGTGCTGGCGCGCCATGTCGGACCTGCCGGCAAGGTGATCGCGATCGAGCCGCATCCCGTCACCCATGCGCGGCTGGCCTTCAACAATTCGGCGTCCGGCTACACGCAGGTCAGACTGGTGGCCGCCGCCGCAGGCTCCGCCGATGGCGAGCTGATGATCGAAACCGATGGCGACAATCTCGGCGCCAGCCATATCGTGACCGGTGAGGTTTCCAGTAGGGCGATCAAGGTGCCGTCGCTGCGGCTGCAGCGCATCCTCGAGGACGCCGGCGTCACGCGTGTCGACGCCCTCAAGATCGACATCGAAGGTTTCGAAGACCGCGCGCTGATTCCCTTCTTCAAGGACGCCCCGCCAACGCTGTGGCCCCGCGCCGTCGTGATCGAGCATCTGTCGAAGAACGAATGGCTCGACGATTGTATCGCCGACATGCGCGCCCGCGGCTATTCCGAGACGGGCGAGACCCGCAGCAACACGCTGCTGGTTCGGGGTTCCCGTTGA
- a CDS encoding OmpA family protein, whose amino-acid sequence MTNLRILLLATTALTVAQLATSASHAQTAPLVVAQAKEELGPDGRPKGPPPKGPPPAAVPHPAPPPPAAAPRPAPPPPPPPPPAAAPRPAPPPPPPPVQRQAPPPPPPPVQHQAPPPPPPPVQHQAPPPPPPAAAPARPTPPAPPPPPVPARPTPPAPPTAAPPAHTPPPPPPPPPAATTAPVAPKQPTTLPPPPPPGAKQAPAPIQQTAPPTGTPPTSAPPAGGSPAIVPPPRTPDGPPPGTGGPTGQQGQGRPGGPPPGGASGAVPGATPPVTAAPAGAPPAAGAPAAPTAVPAGPNSAPPPGHVQNAPPTVAPAFQRAPQITAPLPVAPPPAVALAPIAAGAVMPGPRNLSDFRGQRREVQEGGRTVITEPGRIIIRDPGGQEYVRHNEMDRFQYGARDIQTQVVGGETRTVVIRPDGSQIITVIGRDGELLRRIRRDDRGREIIIIDNSYRDPRAIGGFYVDLPPPVVRMPYNRYIVDSEEASPDVIYETMMAPPVDRIQRRYTLDEIRYSPNVRQLMPSIDVNTINFATGSWEIPPDQAAKLQAIADGLNRAIQANPREVFLIEGHTDAVGSDTDNLSLSDRRAESAATLLTQQFGVPAENLTSQGYGKQYLKEQTDGPSAINRRVTVRNITPLLNGGQAALPPPPPGVAPPR is encoded by the coding sequence ATGACAAACCTTCGCATCCTGCTGCTGGCCACCACTGCTCTGACGGTGGCACAGCTCGCGACTTCCGCATCGCATGCGCAAACTGCGCCACTCGTCGTGGCGCAAGCCAAGGAAGAGCTTGGCCCCGATGGAAGGCCGAAGGGGCCGCCGCCGAAGGGCCCGCCACCCGCCGCAGTCCCGCATCCCGCGCCGCCACCGCCGGCTGCAGCGCCACGTCCGGCACCCCCGCCGCCGCCGCCGCCACCCCCGGCTGCAGCGCCACGTCCAGCGCCGCCGCCGCCACCGCCTCCGGTTCAGCGTCAGGCTCCTCCGCCGCCGCCCCCTCCGGTTCAACATCAGGCTCCGCCGCCCCCGCCGCCGCCGGTTCAGCATCAGGCTCCGCCACCGCCGCCTCCCGCGGCTGCGCCCGCACGTCCAACGCCGCCCGCGCCGCCTCCGCCCCCTGTTCCCGCGCGTCCGACCCCGCCGGCGCCGCCGACGGCGGCACCGCCTGCACATACGCCGCCACCCCCACCGCCGCCGCCCCCGGCAGCGACGACGGCACCCGTTGCGCCGAAGCAACCGACGACGCTCCCGCCTCCGCCGCCTCCCGGCGCCAAGCAGGCACCCGCGCCGATCCAGCAAACAGCGCCTCCGACGGGCACACCCCCGACATCTGCTCCTCCCGCGGGCGGGAGTCCGGCGATCGTGCCGCCGCCGCGTACACCGGACGGACCGCCTCCCGGTACGGGTGGGCCAACCGGTCAGCAGGGACAGGGACGTCCCGGCGGGCCGCCTCCAGGCGGCGCATCGGGTGCTGTTCCGGGAGCGACACCTCCAGTTACGGCAGCTCCGGCCGGGGCACCCCCGGCTGCGGGCGCTCCCGCGGCACCCACTGCCGTGCCGGCCGGGCCGAATTCCGCACCGCCTCCCGGTCACGTGCAGAACGCGCCCCCGACGGTTGCTCCGGCATTCCAGCGCGCACCTCAGATCACCGCGCCGCTGCCGGTTGCCCCGCCGCCCGCTGTCGCGCTCGCTCCGATCGCGGCTGGTGCCGTCATGCCGGGTCCGCGTAACCTCAGTGATTTCCGCGGCCAACGCCGCGAAGTCCAGGAGGGCGGCCGCACCGTCATCACCGAGCCGGGCCGGATCATCATCCGCGATCCCGGCGGGCAGGAGTACGTCCGTCACAACGAGATGGATCGCTTCCAATACGGTGCGCGTGACATCCAGACCCAGGTCGTCGGCGGCGAAACCCGCACCGTCGTGATCCGTCCGGACGGCTCGCAGATCATCACGGTGATCGGCCGCGACGGCGAGTTGCTGCGGCGAATCCGCCGCGACGATCGGGGCCGCGAGATCATCATCATCGACAACAGCTACCGCGATCCGCGCGCGATCGGCGGCTTCTATGTCGACCTGCCGCCGCCGGTGGTGCGCATGCCTTATAATCGATACATCGTCGATTCCGAGGAAGCGTCGCCAGACGTCATCTACGAGACCATGATGGCGCCGCCGGTGGACCGCATTCAACGGCGCTATACGCTCGACGAAATCCGCTACAGCCCGAACGTGCGTCAGTTGATGCCGAGCATCGACGTCAACACCATCAACTTCGCAACCGGATCGTGGGAAATTCCGCCCGATCAGGCCGCGAAGCTGCAGGCGATCGCCGATGGCCTCAACCGGGCGATCCAGGCCAATCCGCGCGAGGTGTTCCTGATCGAAGGCCACACCGACGCGGTCGGCAGCGACACCGACAACCTGTCGCTGTCGGACCGTCGCGCCGAATCCGCCGCAACGCTGCTGACGCAGCAGTTCGGCGTGCCGGCGGAAAACCTGACCTCGCAGGGTTATGGCAAGCAGTACCTGAAGGAGCAGACCGACGGGCCGAGCGCGATCAACCGGCGCGTCACCGTCCGCAACATCACGCCACTGCTCAATGGCGGCCAGGCGGCGCTGCCGCCGCCCCCGCCCGGCGTCGCGCCGCCCCGGTAA
- a CDS encoding dihydrofolate reductase family protein, whose translation MRPYIICHMGTSIDGRLHPSRFTRPAAGIPIDVLRSHYEKVHDSFDADGWIVGRKTMSEMAKGTERSMADAPKLPREAHVAKRDGRKLAVAIDPSGHAHYGKDNVGGDHVVAVLGEQVSDAYLAELREDGVSYVFAGATGDDLSRAMEQLASGFGARKLLLEGGGRINGAFLKHKLIDEFSTLIFPAVDGVAGTQSIVDYTGPEGDRPGAGQSLRLTHCETLEGGMVWLRHVVERSPG comes from the coding sequence ATGCGACCTTACATCATCTGCCACATGGGCACGTCCATCGACGGGCGGCTGCATCCCAGTCGCTTCACCCGGCCGGCCGCGGGCATTCCGATCGATGTTTTACGCAGCCATTACGAAAAAGTGCATGACAGCTTCGACGCCGATGGATGGATCGTCGGCCGCAAGACCATGAGTGAAATGGCCAAGGGAACCGAACGCAGCATGGCCGACGCGCCGAAGCTGCCGCGTGAAGCGCATGTCGCCAAACGCGACGGCCGCAAACTCGCCGTCGCGATCGACCCATCGGGCCATGCCCATTACGGCAAGGACAATGTCGGCGGCGACCACGTCGTTGCGGTGCTCGGCGAGCAGGTTTCCGATGCCTATCTCGCCGAACTTCGCGAAGATGGTGTTTCATATGTCTTCGCCGGCGCAACAGGCGATGATCTGTCACGGGCGATGGAACAGCTGGCCTCGGGTTTTGGTGCCAGAAAGCTGCTGCTCGAAGGCGGCGGCAGAATCAATGGTGCATTCCTCAAACACAAACTGATCGACGAGTTCAGCACGCTGATCTTCCCGGCCGTCGACGGGGTGGCCGGCACGCAAAGCATCGTCGACTACACCGGCCCGGAGGGCGACCGCCCCGGCGCCGGGCAGTCGTTGCGATTGACTCATTGCGAGACGCTCGAGGGCGGAATGGTCTGGCTCCGTCACGTGGTCGAGCGCTCGCCCGGGTAA
- a CDS encoding phosphatase PAP2 family protein produces the protein MNRTGLLIALALALVIGLLFGIFPELDLKLAALFYDPATKSFPLKSDAVAAFARDGAMWVSWALALPALVAIVVKLLRPDRPMLIPGRAAVFLLVTILLSAGVLTNLTFKSYWGRPRPVMVTQFNGPWEFVPYWDPRGECGRNCSFFSGEGATAFWTYAPAVLTPPAWRPLAYAAATLFGVTTSVLRMAFGGHFFTDVAAAGLVSFLVIWLAYAWIYRWPLTRLSDAQIEAALARLGGPGYRLWQRWRGRAAP, from the coding sequence ATGAACCGGACTGGACTTCTCATCGCGCTCGCCCTCGCGCTTGTGATCGGATTGCTGTTCGGGATTTTTCCCGAACTCGATCTGAAGCTGGCGGCGCTGTTCTACGATCCCGCGACCAAATCGTTCCCGCTGAAGTCCGATGCCGTCGCCGCATTCGCGCGCGATGGTGCGATGTGGGTATCGTGGGCGCTGGCGCTGCCGGCGCTGGTCGCGATCGTCGTCAAGCTGCTGCGGCCGGACCGGCCGATGCTGATCCCCGGCCGCGCGGCGGTGTTCCTGCTGGTCACGATACTTCTCTCCGCGGGCGTTCTCACCAACCTAACTTTCAAGAGCTATTGGGGCCGGCCGCGGCCCGTGATGGTGACGCAGTTCAACGGGCCCTGGGAATTCGTGCCGTATTGGGACCCGCGCGGAGAATGCGGGCGCAACTGCTCGTTCTTCTCCGGCGAGGGCGCCACCGCGTTCTGGACCTATGCTCCCGCGGTGCTGACGCCGCCGGCGTGGCGGCCGCTGGCCTATGCGGCGGCGACCCTGTTCGGGGTCACCACCAGCGTGCTGCGGATGGCGTTCGGCGGGCACTTCTTCACCGATGTCGCGGCGGCAGGCCTGGTCAGTTTTCTGGTGATCTGGCTGGCCTATGCCTGGATCTACCGCTGGCCGTTGACCCGGCTGTCGGATGCACAGATCGAGGCCGCGCTGGCGCGCTTGGGCGGGCCCGGTTACCGGCTGTGGCAGCGCTGGCGCGGCCGCGCAGCCCCTTAA
- a CDS encoding acyltransferase family protein yields MKSSVEPPAVASARVTAIDGLRGLLAVVVLAWHVCAPFGINWMLMPAHFAVGLFFVLSSYVLTRSWEGRFGVFLARRVVRLWPVYALCLAAGYIIASVPPVWSEFLWYPLIGPNDEPSINPPVWSLFLEVWAMPFMPLIVWSSSDKIRGITCAAAAMLVGLIVPQVSILCLFVIGASFSHISFRNRLLDAAIPQWLGRISYSLYLSHALVLKVFVHAFGAWGGVLAIPAALCIGWLIWWSVERQSIKLSRKIGRTAVFQMSSIAT; encoded by the coding sequence GTGAAATCATCGGTTGAACCGCCGGCAGTTGCGTCAGCGCGCGTCACAGCAATCGACGGGTTGCGTGGGCTTCTCGCTGTTGTGGTTCTTGCATGGCACGTCTGCGCTCCCTTTGGCATCAATTGGATGTTGATGCCCGCGCATTTCGCGGTCGGATTGTTCTTTGTGTTGTCGAGCTATGTGCTTACCCGAAGTTGGGAGGGTCGGTTCGGTGTGTTCCTCGCGCGCCGCGTGGTGCGTCTATGGCCGGTTTATGCCTTATGTTTAGCCGCAGGGTACATCATTGCCAGCGTGCCGCCGGTCTGGTCGGAGTTCCTCTGGTATCCGCTGATCGGGCCTAACGACGAGCCCTCCATCAATCCTCCGGTGTGGTCGCTGTTTCTGGAGGTGTGGGCGATGCCTTTTATGCCTCTGATCGTATGGAGCAGCTCCGATAAAATTCGTGGAATAACGTGTGCGGCCGCGGCCATGCTCGTCGGGCTGATCGTTCCTCAAGTCTCAATTCTCTGCCTCTTTGTGATCGGTGCTTCCTTCTCGCACATCTCCTTTCGCAACCGACTGTTGGATGCTGCCATCCCCCAATGGCTCGGGCGCATTTCGTATAGCCTGTATCTCAGTCACGCCTTGGTGCTAAAGGTGTTTGTTCACGCCTTCGGAGCATGGGGCGGCGTCTTGGCGATCCCTGCAGCGCTCTGCATCGGCTGGCTGATATGGTGGAGTGTCGAACGCCAAAGTATTAAGCTCTCGCGCAAGATCGGCCGAACAGCGGTCTTTCAAATGTCTTCTATCGCAACGTAA
- a CDS encoding adenylate/guanylate cyclase domain-containing protein — translation MPKFLRVGVHQSNVSGYTSKAWCIRRVGSAVFLKWGAVEVHGAGAARKVYWTLPPRDKTIRCGTVQRASDYAKAAIARRRNHRYELLTGSIATRRRTADRGAEFEQALATILFVDIVGSTEKAARLGDARWTQVMGHYYAAVRKELKTLRGKEVVTTGDGLLATFKAPAAGVRCAAAIREAVRTLGLEIRVGLHAGEYTVSGGEVVGLAFHIGARVAAKARAGEVLVSSAVRDLMSQSGIQFRDRGLHQLKGVPARWRLYRVEH, via the coding sequence ATGCCCAAATTCCTTCGCGTCGGAGTCCATCAGTCCAACGTCTCCGGATACACGTCAAAGGCATGGTGTATTCGACGGGTTGGCTCGGCGGTTTTCCTGAAGTGGGGCGCCGTGGAGGTCCATGGCGCCGGAGCTGCACGCAAGGTCTACTGGACGCTTCCACCGAGGGACAAGACAATTCGTTGCGGCACAGTGCAGCGTGCCAGCGATTACGCCAAAGCCGCCATCGCGCGGCGACGCAACCATCGCTACGAACTGCTGACTGGAAGTATTGCGACCCGGCGCCGGACCGCCGATCGTGGCGCCGAATTCGAACAGGCGCTCGCCACGATCCTCTTTGTCGATATCGTCGGCTCCACCGAAAAAGCCGCGCGGTTAGGCGATGCCCGCTGGACGCAGGTGATGGGTCACTATTACGCCGCCGTCCGCAAAGAGCTGAAGACCTTGCGCGGAAAGGAAGTCGTGACGACGGGAGACGGATTGCTCGCGACGTTCAAGGCGCCGGCGGCCGGAGTCCGGTGCGCGGCCGCGATCCGCGAGGCCGTGCGCACGCTGGGGCTGGAGATCAGGGTCGGGCTGCACGCCGGCGAATACACGGTGAGCGGCGGCGAAGTGGTCGGTCTCGCGTTTCACATCGGCGCGCGCGTCGCCGCGAAAGCGCGTGCCGGCGAAGTGCTGGTCTCGAGCGCGGTCAGGGATCTGATGTCGCAGTCCGGAATCCAATTCAGGGATCGCGGCCTGCACCAGCTCAAGGGCGTGCCGGCGCGATGGCGCCTGTACCGGGTCGAACACTAA
- a CDS encoding LLM class flavin-dependent oxidoreductase, with product MPSLSILDLVRVTQNTDARGAFDNARDLAAHAERWGYRRFWVAEHHNMPGVASAATAVVLNHIAAGTRTIRVGAGGIMLPNHAPIIIAEQFGTLARLHPGRIDLGLGRAPGTDQLTVRALRRTLQSSDNFPQDVLELQAFFAPAGPNQNVQAVPAAGTEVPLWILGSSTYGAQLAAALGLPYAFASHFAPDQLLQALDIYRSRFEPSEQLAKPYVMVGVNVIAADTGHEAKRLATTQQMSFTNMFRGKRGLSQPPIDDIETYWSPTEKAQAMQMLARSIVGSQDTVRAGLAGLFAETAADELMVVSDIYDHGARLHSYDLIAAAHAEHESASMTAVVA from the coding sequence ATGCCATCGCTTTCCATACTTGATCTGGTCCGCGTTACGCAAAATACCGACGCGCGCGGCGCCTTCGACAATGCGCGCGATCTCGCCGCCCATGCGGAACGATGGGGTTACCGCCGGTTTTGGGTCGCAGAGCATCATAACATGCCGGGCGTCGCCAGCGCCGCCACGGCGGTAGTCCTCAACCATATCGCGGCGGGCACGCGCACGATCCGCGTCGGCGCGGGTGGCATCATGTTGCCTAACCACGCTCCGATCATCATCGCCGAGCAGTTCGGGACTTTGGCTAGGCTGCACCCCGGCCGTATCGACCTCGGCCTCGGGCGAGCGCCAGGCACGGATCAACTTACCGTCCGGGCGCTGCGCCGGACATTGCAGAGTTCCGACAATTTTCCGCAGGACGTGCTCGAGCTGCAGGCTTTCTTTGCGCCGGCGGGGCCGAACCAGAACGTTCAGGCCGTGCCCGCCGCGGGCACGGAGGTGCCGCTGTGGATTCTCGGGTCCAGCACCTATGGCGCACAGCTCGCCGCCGCACTGGGGCTGCCCTACGCCTTTGCCTCGCATTTCGCGCCCGACCAATTGCTGCAGGCGCTGGATATCTACCGCAGCCGCTTCGAGCCGTCAGAGCAACTGGCGAAGCCTTACGTCATGGTCGGCGTCAATGTCATCGCCGCGGACACCGGCCACGAGGCGAAGCGGTTGGCGACCACCCAGCAGATGTCATTCACCAATATGTTTCGCGGCAAGCGCGGCCTGAGCCAGCCACCGATCGATGACATCGAGACTTACTGGTCACCAACCGAGAAGGCGCAGGCGATGCAGATGCTGGCCCGTTCCATCGTCGGATCGCAGGACACCGTTCGTGCCGGGCTTGCAGGATTGTTCGCCGAGACCGCGGCAGACGAATTGATGGTCGTGTCGGATATTTACGATCACGGCGCGCGTTTGCACTCGTACGACCTGATAGCCGCCGCTCATGCCGAGCATGAGAGCGCATCGATGACAGCCGTCGTCGCGTAG
- a CDS encoding glutathione S-transferase family protein: protein MIPTITAFESSPDRGKGQARDMRVRWALEEVGQPYDVRLVSFSEMKQPAHRALHPFGQIPTYEEGDLALFESGAIVLHIAERHRGLLPDDANARARAITWMFAALSTLEPPIVDLGIAMLLERDETWYERRLPVVADRLRHRLGELSTRLGDADWLDGGFSAGDLLMVTVLRRLNGSDIQQEYPNLSAYVARGEARPAFRRAFDAQLAVFTAASTG from the coding sequence ATGATCCCCACCATCACCGCCTTTGAAAGTTCGCCCGACCGCGGCAAGGGACAGGCACGTGACATGCGTGTTCGCTGGGCGCTCGAAGAAGTCGGCCAGCCTTACGACGTTCGTCTTGTTTCGTTCAGCGAGATGAAGCAACCGGCGCATCGTGCGCTTCATCCTTTCGGGCAGATTCCGACCTATGAGGAAGGCGATCTGGCCTTGTTCGAGTCGGGGGCGATCGTGCTCCATATCGCGGAGCGCCATCGTGGCCTGCTGCCGGACGATGCGAACGCCCGCGCGCGCGCGATCACATGGATGTTTGCCGCGCTCAGCACGCTGGAACCGCCGATCGTCGATCTGGGAATCGCCATGCTGCTGGAGCGCGATGAAACCTGGTACGAGCGGCGACTGCCTGTCGTCGCGGATCGCCTCCGTCACCGGCTGGGCGAACTCTCTACTCGCCTGGGCGATGCCGACTGGCTCGATGGTGGGTTCAGCGCCGGCGACCTTCTGATGGTGACCGTCCTGCGCCGGTTGAACGGATCGGATATCCAGCAAGAATATCCGAACCTCTCCGCCTATGTCGCCCGCGGCGAAGCGCGGCCGGCCTTCAGGCGCGCCTTCGATGCCCAATTGGCGGTTTTCACCGCCGCATCGACCGGCTGA